A region of the Silene latifolia isolate original U9 population chromosome 9, ASM4854445v1, whole genome shotgun sequence genome:
ATCCATTAACTTGGCGAACCAATTTCTCGatgcctgttttaaaccatacaAAGACTTCAAAAGACGACATACCTTTCCTTTCCCAGTTGCTTCTAACCCTTGAGGAAACTTCATGTAGACTTCTTCATTTAAGTCGCCATGAAGAAAAACATTATTGATGTCGAGTTGAGCAATGTTCCAATTCTTAGCAACTGCTACTGCCAGTAAGAGCCTAACACTTGTCATTTTGGCCACCGGTGCAAAAGTTTCATGGTAATCCACTCCCTCAATTTGAGTGAAACCTTGGGCTACCAATCGAGCCTTGTATCGCTCTATGGTCCCGTCAGCCTTGTGCTTAATTTTGTAAACCCATTTGCACCCAATTGGCTTCTTTTCATTCGGTAAATCAACAATATTCCAAGTCACATTCCTTTCGAGTGCCTCAATCTCAGTTGCCATTGCTTTCCTCCATTCTTTGTTTTTCATAGCTTCGAAGAAAGTTCTGGGTTCTCGAACTTTGTCTATGGCCGCAAGGAAATTTCTGTGACACAAATAAAAACAACTACTTGTGACATGATTAATCATTGGATAACGAGTACCTGTCATGGATGACGGAGTTTGAGACGGGTGAGCAATCTTTGTGGGTAGGACACGAGTCGATTTGCAAATATAATGCTTTCGCCAAGCAGGCTCAATTTTTTTGTCTTTTCCCTCGTCCGAGTCTAGTCTCGTCATATACTGTGTGAGTCTCCTCCTCAATACCAACGTCATCATCAGGAGCGACATTAACATCAATATCGACCGAGACTTCCTCTACTTCCTGGTCGGATGTGTCCTGTACGGACTGGTCATCGCGTGGTCCCCTCTCATTATCAGGTGGGGATGAATGAGTAAtaaattcatcaacaaaagaaGGAATGCTAGTGTCCACGTGCTCTAAAACATCATTATTTAAGGATGGTGTTTGAAGAGAATTGTCGTCATTTGTAATAGCATAAGGGTAaacattttcataaaattggacatCTCTTGAAACGAATTATCTGTGTGTCTTTAAATCGTACATACACCATCCCTTTTGAGTTTTAGGATATCATATAAAAACACATCGAGTCCCCCGTTCCTTAAATTTATCTTTCGGTCTTTGCTTATTATGGGCATAAGCAAGACAGCCTAAAACTCGTAAATTGTCGAGATTAGGAGCATGACCATGCAATAGCTCATAGGGTGTTCATCCATCTAAAATCTTTGTAGGGGTACGATTAATAAGGTAAGCAGCTGTTAAAACACATTCCCCCCAGAATTTGATAGGTAGGCTAGCTTGAAAACGAAGAGCCCTTGCCTTCTCTAAGAGGTGTCTATGTTTCCGTTCTACCcgcccattttgttgaggagtgtCTATAGCACTAGTTTGAAAAAGAATTCCATTCTCATTGTAAAAATGTTTCAATGGTCCCGAAAGAAATTCGGTCCCACTGTCACTTTGAACGATCTTGACTTGTTTTCCAAACTGCGTGTAAACCATCTTGCAAAAATATTTGATTAAATCACATACTTCCCCTTTGTCTTTCATGAGATGAACCCAAACACTCATACTATGGTCATCAACGATAGTTAAAAAATAATCTGCCCAGGATAAGCTACTGGCATGATATGGCCCCCATATGTCACAataaattaaatgaaataaaatcgCATGCCTTTTATTATTAAGAGCAAAATTTGAACGTGTTTGTTTGGCACGGCAACAAGGATCATAAATAAACTCGGAATCAAAAGATAAAGGTTtcttaattaaattgcttaagaATGGATAAATATGACTGGAAGGGTGACCTAATCGTTGATGCCACATCCGTCCTTCATTAACACCAACACGGGCTGCCAATTCTTCGACTCGTGCCATGTAATATACTCCATCTCTCagctcaccccgtccaatctccGTCTTCGTAGACTGGTTCTGTATTATACAATAATTAGCATTAAAAGTCACGAAGCAATTATTTTCTCggatgagttgaggtatggatatTAAATGACAGGTCAATTTTGGAACGTATAAGACGTCCCGTAACTCGAAAAATTTATGAAGTACAACTTTGTCGTGGTCCTTTGCTATGATGGTGGATCCATCCGGCAATCCGACGGTGGATGGTGCTCCTGCCCATGACTCCAAAAGTAATTCCCGACTACATGTGATGTGATGCAAATCACCACTATAAAACATCCATTCGGTAAGATTAACATGGTGCACACCTTTTAATTTTTCGTTACCTTCGGCTTTAGCAGTGAGAAGGCTTCTTAGCTGCTCCATCTCATCAAGGGTAAACTCTTTCTTTGACGGCTCTCCTTTGCTAGTGGATAAGGAATTAACAACCTGGTTGTAAGCATTACCAGGTCCCTTCCCACCTCGGCCTCCACCGCGGCCTCCATGCCTGCCCATGCCACGTCCTCTACTATTAATCCCTAATTTCTCTTAAAAGTTTTCCTCTGTGTGGTACCACTTTTTACAATGTGTGCACTTCGGAGGTTCGTATTCCTGTTGGTCTGGATTGGTGAAGTTTCCATGACCACGACCTGCTCCATTTCGAGCACTCATAGCCACTTCAGTTGACGGCTCTTCTCTAATACGGGTCACGGCTTTGTGGCGTTCTTCTCGCAGCACGAGGTCATATACACGGTTCAAGAAAGTCAGGTCATCGTCCATCAATAAATTGGAACGTAGATTATCGTACAAAGCCGTATTGAGTCCAATGATGAATTGATGCACCTTTTCCTCTTCTTTCTCTTTGAGAAATTCTGTGGCGGCTCCGCAAGTGCATGCAGGGACGTGACTGTAGGTAGTTAACTCATCCCACAGTGATTTTAGATCAGTATAATAATCAACCACAGAACGATTACCTTGCTTGCACTCGGCCAAGTCACTCTTGAGTTGATGCACTCGGGGTGCATTTCCTGTGGCATATCGTTCCTTAAGCTCTTTCCATATCTCGACGACAGTAGCATTGAAAGCTATGCTTGGATGCAGTTTTTCATCGATCACATTCCGCAACCAAGCCTTAATCATGGCGTTACATTGACGCCAGGCGACTACTTGGTAATTGTCTGCTTCggatccttggggatccttcGGGTTTCTTCACGGTGCCATCAATAAGACCCAACTTGTTCTTTGCGTCAAGTCCATTCTTTACCGCATCAGCCCAAAGTTCGTAGTTATCACCATTAAAAATCGTGTGAGTCAGTTTAATACTCGGACTGTCGGAAGGATATAGGTATAAAGGTGATGACATGGGTATAACCATGATGTCCTTTACATTGCCTTTGCCTCTATCAAGACTACCGTCATCTCCAATCTTGGTCATTATATATAAAAGAATGAAATATATGAATTGCGGAAGATAAAAAAAACGATGCAAGGATCAAACCTGCTTCGATGATACCATGATAAAATGTGAAAATAATGGTTGTCGAAAGATTGGCTCTGTGGCCGTATATTTCTGATAATGGAGAACAATATACAAGGCCAGgtatatatacaattctacataTGATAATAGTCAAAGAACCCTAGAGAATATCCTATAAACAAGGAAACTAAATAAGCTAAAAGATACAAAGCTTAACAGTAAGATAAACTAAGAGTATCCATAATATTCCTAGCATATCTCGAGTATAAGGGTCGATATATTTCCATATATTCAAATATGAAGTTAGATTACACAATACATGGGGTATATATACAATAATAGAAGACAATATTTACGGGAAGAATATAAATTATTACATGAGGTGTGGTGTCATCTCACGGGGAGCCGAGCACAAGATCATAATGACAAACTTTCCGCCATTACCAATCCCGCGATCCGCCTTTTGACAAGATGTTTAGCTTGTTGGTTCTTATCCATGGGAGAGCCAACAAAAGTTAGCGATGCGGTGAGGGAGTGCATTTGGGCCATGCTCCCGGAAGGGAATGGTGTGCCGGATTGGGCAAGACTTTTTGTTGATTCTTGTTTGAAGCATAAGAAGAGGAGGGGAGGTAACATCAATAGTGGGGGTTTAATCACCCTttttgtggagaagtttgtgggcTCGACGTCGGATGACCAACTCCCCGTTTGGGGAAATAATTTTTACAACACCCAAGGACTTGAGGAAACACACATGATCAAAGTCCTTGATAACGTGAATTTTCGATGCAATTGGTTGGGAGTGGGGAAAGCTCCTTACATGATTCTACCAAAGAATGGCCCGATTCCTCATGGTACCCATGCCATTCACTTTTATTGCCCACCCGACACGCTCGGTTGTCCATCTTGATAGTGAAGAGGGGAGGGAGATAGGGAACATAGAGCGTGACCCACCCATCCATGACACACCAATGTTTGAGGCGGGGGGGGGGGTGGGAAGCTCTAATCCACCAATTGCCCCATGGCAACAACAAATGCACGGAGACTCGAGGGACTTTGGAGGCAATTAGTGGGAGAGTTGATAGCTCTcatgcttggcaacaacaacaaacgccAAGACTTGAGAGTTTAGATCAATGGAGGGTAGCTAGCATGGAGCACCAAAGATTGAGTGCAGAGGCCGAAAGGGCCCAAATGAAGATGATTCAAGAGATGGCTAAAAGGCAAGATGAGGCCtatgcttggcaacaacaacaagccaagTACATGGAAGAACAACAAGCCATGTGGAAGGCCCAAAATGCGTGGAGAGAGCAAGCAATTCAACAATTTGGGGTGCAAAATGAGGGGCACCACCAATATGTTGAAGACTCCTTTGAAGATGCTCAAGCTCAAGAGGATTCTTTTGGGCTCATCCGTGGCCGTTTCGGCATGACCCTCCACCAAAATTACCCCCACTACGAACCAACCATCACTGAgccacaagttgaggaggcctatGAGAGGGCCAAGAGAGTGAGGCAAGCAAGAGACAGGAGAAGGAGAAATCAAGGGACATATGAGCAAGGGGAAGGCTCGGGTCCCTCCAACTACCAACCATGAGAGGATGAGAgtactcctccacattgaggacaatgtggaatctaagtgtgggggagtaagATGATTGAATTTGTAATATATGTACATTTATTTACGTTTCCATTGAATGTGtgctaaaaaaaaaatgaaaatcccggctaggtgaaaacccacaagggtgggcgcctaggcaagattgggaaaggtggccgaggacggaatgaaaacccgaaagggcattcctggcaaaatgaagaatcgagttgcgagccaccgatgagaggaaaggaaaagctaaggtgaaaacccgaaagggcaccttaggcaaaatgaaggattttcaccaaaaaaaaattgaaaaattgaaaaattgcaacaccaaaaagatggagggatacgAAGGGAGCGATAAGGAGGATTTAGGAAGGAGGCTAGATATagaatttaatttctttttgagtcaaaGAAAATTGTTTCAAATTGGTGTTTCGTGTTTGCTACTAAGTTGTTGATCTTTATTGGTGTTTGGCCAACTTAGTAGCATGACTTGCattgcttggagtgataagggggtgatataaggggAGCATGAATGATTTGGAGGATTGTGTAGGTCACCTTGCTTTTGTCTTGGGATAAGGCAAGGGTGACCATTGCTATTTTGGAGAGACAAGAAGGGGGTGAAGTTGATGAGTCGGAGTTGAAGGTGTGTTGTATCTTGTTTAAAGGGATGACATAAGGAGGGCGTGTGAGAGAAGAGAGAGTGTGATAACTTTTagtctttgtttttcttttcataGGTGGTTATCAATGAGGAAGACATAAGAAGGTCGTGGTGAAGGAAGAGCGGTCATTTACCCTCGTACTCACCTTTGGGCTTGTGCAATTGCTTgtttcgggttttgctcgggacaAGCAAAAGTCAAAGTGTGGGGGTATTTGATAGTATCAAATAAGTCGTGTCTAGTATGATAATTTTAGGTTGTTTATTCAAATGTTGGAGCCAATTTATGCGTTAATCTCGGACATACCGGCTTACTCGATTTCTTTGTAGTTTGGGTCACAAAGGACTTAGTCTTGAATTGATCACCTTTTGAGGCAAAGGAAGCAACCGTATCAAAGAGTCAAGGTGAagatttcatgttgtttcaaccaAGATAAGAAGTCCGTCTCAAGCAAGCAATGATGAGTGAAGTTTGGAAAGTAAAGAAGCAAGCAAAACTTGGAAGTTGATAGGGGAGTCCCGAGCTGGGGCGCAGCCTGCGCCACATtcctgcgcagcctgcgccgcTACCAGAGTTTTCTGCGCCAGGTTATTTTAAAGACGGGCTTAGTTAAGCAAATCAGGTTTTGGGCTTGTTTTTGGAGGATTTAACCTAGAAAGGAGTGCACCCCTATATATACTCCTCATTTTGAAGACCTAGTTATCATCTAATTATTGAATAGTCTCTAGAAACTTGTAGTAGGAAGaacactttattttgggtaaaagttgtaatcttttagctttggatgttaatctttcttcatttcttgggttttttctaagaagatggaaggctaatcttccctttgcttgatgtaatttgatcaaagtatccaactttggtattgtaagactcttaaacctctcttaatttatctaatgctcttttcttgtgcttgaattcttatgttgagtaattGTATGTTTGGTTTGATCATCCTTGCATGTTGtttacttgactagtgcaaatcctaaggaaatggtttaatttagttgggattgttgaagcaagtttgttgtttgttgatttggtttaaaggattcatacaacaaataggaaagttcatgtcttttgctcatttgttgttggaatatgtgtcctccgacaataatgcgatcacaactgtcgatcatgatgatcacatgtttaagtctcattttaaaggatacaattgggaagtaatattttagtgtcaactggtccacacatatcggtaatgattggctgactagactttgacattactgtcgtgcgacggtggtgatcagttgatccccttaggtcatacctaaacggtaacactcttaattgattatttaatggatcgtatgacgatacgggtcaattaaattacttaaaattgacggacgattttggaagtaatatttacgtatctcattataatttgattaaataagatacggtctaagtgatcgaattgttttattgcatagatgaaattattgtttaaagaaacaattgcatttgaatgaataatttattataaacacaagatgttgtgatttataattggtaaattattttggtacaagtgattatgaattactaagtcgattttgtatatgacgtatttttattaatgcgttgatttttaatatgttaaaaatgcataacaattttacatgacatgtgacatgtgacaaattgacaaagataaaatggaatccattttatcttaaaatggaccgaaataatggggtgatattagaaaaatattatgttgattgattaagtggaaaacataataatttttcctaaacctagccatgcaaacctagtgcctcttgtgaagagcaccttgctcatgcattggccccttccaccccaccctacccggtttttctAGTAAAAGAGACCAAgggttttcttttttattttaccttatacactacatcaAATGTGAAggtaattattcattcattcaccaactaaaatattgagttttagagagataaaaacttcttccttcttctccttctcttaaccgaaattaagagaacaaataaagatttttgggtcaattttatttaaattaatattgttctagtattaataatattattttattaagtggttaccttgggtattattccttgggagggattctatacttgaatccttttgttcatccattttggggtgctcaagaacaagtgagtaggagaactcacttgtgcccaataatccgaattatcaatgtaagaatgatgatttcttcttaatatttacttatgtttgcatgcataagatctaattaattttatgactaaattaattttgaaacatatatgaatatgttgtaataatgagatatagatttccaacaagtggtatcagagccttaggttgtttgcatgcaaatcggttataatttttccgagttatacgattaacatataaaacttataaatttgtgtttattatgatatatcacgaaatcattatgcatgttaaagtttctggtcctaaaatgtatttaggatattttggttaatttatggatttttattgttcattttatataataatggaattaaaatgtgattttatgataaaaatgtcattttcggactaaaattagctaaacttcgaatttttctgtgatttttggatatgttttcacatattttattctaagatgacctgtaaagtttcataattttttgagttcttatgctcaaaatatggatttttcatgataaaaatcgaatttaaatataaaatgggttaatatgagaaatatatcGATTCTGATCATTgatatttagtatgttgtcacatgaaattttataagatgtgtgtagaataataggctataattaagtctttatgcatgatttatgaatttttgattaaaaatagcataaatagtgactttaattagtgaataattgctaaaacatacatcatgactaaggaaaaacgtcacatgttgcattttatcatatatttcagatctaaaattgaaaagttgataaatataatttttctcatattcttatgattatatttgctaaatccgataaaccgcaacattgtttttcccgataaattttgaaatttttaacctaaattttttgaacattatgagtgtcatggtatttttccagaatgttcatgagtttaaatttcaaattttgaatttatttgaaatttttatgatttatttggtgtttatggtttttttttttgtaattttgagtccattaatgaacaaattttgagaaatataagttaattattgtcaatatattagtggagactaattttgagtcctaagttggttagggtaattaacttgtgcataaatatgattttatgtaatttattgtgattttaaaaggttgaatcacgcaaatccttataaaccgtttaatatacgatattggctccttaaaggcgatttagcataaaattgggcatgttcatacatattataatgctgcattttatttatgattgtcataattttattttatgtaatttttgaattatgtaatttttacttagtatggccttagttttttaattggtattacccgaaatgtatgggaatatcgattcggttgtaatttattgtgatctcgtatcaccgttttgtaatttaatggatttatcttattttaattaccaatgtataataggaaattatgtaatttgttatgtaatttatttattccggagtttcttgaagacggtgccactaaagaaggcgatacattaaagacggtgttacctcgagatgcgtgccaaaaccgatgttcaagggaccaatggacttggtttccgaatatgtaatagttaattagatttttccattttaagaaggccatactaggatttaatttatgctttgcattttatttatatgtctcatgcatcgctaaatcgccataactaaaacatgcatcatcttttaatcgagtttatcgaccatgtcaattataattatcgtagttcaccgctttagttcacttaaaacgtgatagataataaattgacatgacctctcgctaaaataaacaattgagacatagccttaccaaaaagtaaaaaccatgaaaacctatttcgtgagggagtgcactcggctttactggggtacaaaccttgttacataggggaagtgggtgataaatgtctacccaccgagtttataaagatgagggttgttttcggctttaccgatgcccaagttgatgtaaatttggatcatggacacatttattcgaaatttgggttgaactcaacgaaagtattctcgacggttgccggatgtgtttcagGCTAGAGAtgaattttaatgtaaatttatcgaccaagagttctaaaagtagaatcgattaaaaagttaatccaccgagttatattgataagggttgttttcggctttactgatgcctaagttaatatgaatttgggtcttggaatcatttataatagttgggtagaggtcactatataaatgttcatatcttgttaaatttatttacaagtatgatttaaaaagacaaatgttaatatttccttttcctccatacttgtagttcattacaatgaatccatcaaacgctaccgcaccgataactattgagtcatgtcacaatgtttttgacgacgtttgcttcaacaatgatttcgacactactagagaacttcattttgggattggttcggatggaaacctaaactttATCACTTATTCTAATCctcctacaagatctcttgtgagccggtctcaggaagaccgcctcataaaatctataagatctttgtctttggaagataaagatgccaaaactagtgggagctcaagcaatcaagttcttgcttcaaagggcaaaaggttcaagaagaagggaaagaaagggaaaaacttcaagcaagttgaagatgagtggcattattgctatggcatgggacattgacttaggaattgtcccgtatatttgcgaaatataagggaaggaatcatcgttccaaaaggtaaaattcctaaggaaatttatgttattgatataaattatacttccactacgacatgggtactggataccggttgtggttctcacctttatAATCATTTATAGGGTTTAAGAGacatgaagaggcttagcaaaggagatgtggatctacacCTTGGAAGTGGAGCTCGAGTaccggccgaatccaaaggaacttatgtattagctttgcctaatggatttgagttgtatttacataattgtttttatgtgcctacactctctaaaaacattatttctatcgctatgttagacatggacagattttgttttgtcattaagaacaatcgttgtactatttctaggaattatttggttataggccaagcttcttccattaatggcatttacattttagaaacctcgaatccgactaatgatatctataacattcaatcaaagaaactcaaatcaagtgacccaaatgaatcgttcatttggcattgtcgattaggtcacataaacgagaatcgcatcaaaagattaatttcgagtaatgtgattacaccatttgattttcaatcatatggaacatgcgaatattgcctgcTTGGCAAGATGACtggtaatccttttagcggtaaaggaacacgagctagtgaactattgggactcatacataccgatgtatgtggaccaatgagtatcaccgctcgtggaaattatgactacttcataaccttcaccgatgacttaagtaggtatgggtatatctatttaatgaagcataaaagtgaagcgtttgagaaattcaaggaatttcaaaatgaagtagagaaccaattgaacaaaagaattaaggcactacgatccgatcgtggtggagaatatcttagccttgaattcgattcacacttgaaaggttgtggtattatttcacaacttactccacccggaacaccacaacttaatggtgttgctgaaaggagaaatcgaaccctacttgatatggttcgatccatgatgagtcaaaccgagttaccaaactccttttggggatttgcgattccaACCGCAATAAGATCCTTGAACAACTGTCCCACCaaagccaccgagaaaactccatttgagatatggaaaggaagagttcctaatctatcctacatgaaaatttggggttgtaatgcttatgtcaaaaccaaaaatgacaataagctaaccccacgatctgaaaaatgcacctttgtaggctattctaacacccgaggttattacttctataaacctcaagaaaacaaagtgtttgtgtcttctgaggctgtcttcttagaaaggggttttatttctaagagacagagtgggagaaattttgaacttgatgaaattcaagagccacaaaccgatgtagagacgcaagaagatgttccttcgtcgtctagtgcggttgtccctcctcctcttagaagaacgggccgagttatacgccatcccgatcgatatgtgggacttatcgaagaagatggaacactcgatgtgttgcttttagaaagtgacgagcccgccacctacaaggccgcaatctctagtcccaattcctccttatggcttgaagccatgaagtccgaaatggattctatgcatgaaaaccaagtttgggacttggtagatttgcctaaaggagcaagacctcttcaatacaaatggattttcaaagtcaagaatggcattgaaggacatgatgatgtcaacaaagctaggctagtggcaaaaggatttacccaagtccaaggtctccattatgatgataccttcgcccccgtagtcatgctaagatccatacggattttgttagcgattgccgcatttcatgatt
Encoded here:
- the LOC141601935 gene encoding uncharacterized protein LOC141601935 encodes the protein MIKAWLRNVIDEKLHPSIAFNATVVEIWKELKERYATGNAPRVHQLKSDLAECKQGNRSVVDYYTDLKSLWDELTTYSHVPACTCGAATEFLKEKEEEKVHQFIIGLNTALYDNLRSNLLMDDDLTFLNRVYDLVLREERHKAVTRIREEPSTEVAMSARNGAGRGHGNFTNPDQQEYEPPKCTHCKKWYHTEENF